A stretch of Endozoicomonas sp. SCSIO W0465 DNA encodes these proteins:
- a CDS encoding polyamine ABC transporter substrate-binding protein, with product MIRRLGKSVSTHAATLVMAAVTASSLATAPAFAKTANETQRTLNIYNWSDYIAEDTIANFEKETGIKVNYDVFDSNEVLEAKLLSGKTGYDIVAPSADFLLHQIKAGVYQPLDKKKLSNWKHLDTELMTLMETYDPNNQFSFSYLWGTTGIGYNPDLVKKHLGEDAPVNSWSLIFDEKNISKLSQCGVAFLSAPTEVIPAALSYLGLDPNSTNRADYAKAEALLMKVRPYVTYFHSSRSTSDLANGDICVAMGWSGDVLQAADRAAEADNGVTVKYVIPDEGAGLWFDTVAIPKDAKSPEEAHMFLNYLLRPDVIANITDYVAYANPNKSATTLVDKEISDNPGIYPTDEARERLFVFEVLPAKINRQVNRLFTKLTSGQ from the coding sequence ATGATCAGACGTCTGGGGAAATCTGTTTCCACTCATGCCGCCACGCTGGTAATGGCAGCGGTTACCGCCTCTTCGCTCGCCACCGCGCCTGCATTTGCCAAAACGGCCAATGAAACGCAAAGGACGCTCAATATCTATAATTGGTCGGATTATATCGCCGAAGACACCATAGCCAACTTTGAGAAAGAGACGGGCATCAAGGTGAATTACGATGTTTTTGACAGTAATGAAGTGCTGGAAGCTAAATTGCTGTCAGGAAAAACAGGCTACGATATTGTGGCGCCTTCAGCAGACTTTCTGCTTCACCAGATCAAAGCCGGTGTATACCAGCCGCTGGATAAAAAGAAGCTGTCCAACTGGAAGCACCTGGACACTGAGTTGATGACATTGATGGAAACCTACGATCCGAATAACCAGTTCTCATTTTCCTATCTGTGGGGGACCACTGGCATAGGCTATAACCCCGATCTGGTCAAAAAACACCTGGGGGAAGATGCCCCCGTCAATAGCTGGAGTCTGATCTTTGATGAGAAGAATATCAGCAAGCTCAGTCAGTGTGGTGTAGCTTTCCTGAGTGCGCCTACCGAAGTGATTCCTGCAGCCCTGAGCTATCTTGGCCTTGATCCAAACTCAACCAATAGAGCCGATTATGCCAAAGCCGAAGCGTTGCTGATGAAAGTTCGCCCCTATGTCACATACTTCCACTCTTCACGCTCAACTTCCGACCTGGCGAATGGTGATATCTGTGTTGCCATGGGCTGGTCCGGTGATGTTCTTCAGGCTGCAGATCGTGCTGCTGAAGCTGACAATGGGGTCACTGTGAAGTATGTGATCCCTGACGAAGGGGCTGGACTGTGGTTTGATACGGTAGCCATTCCCAAGGATGCTAAAAGCCCTGAGGAAGCCCACATGTTTCTGAACTACCTGCTGCGTCCGGACGTCATTGCCAACATCACTGACTATGTAGCTTATGCCAACCCGAATAAATCCGCCACAACGCTGGTAGATAAAGAGATCAGTGACAATCCGGGCATCTATCCAACCGATGAAGCCAGAGAAAGACTGTTCGTCTTTGAGGTTTTACCTGCCAAAATTAACCGTCAGGTTAACCGACTGTTTACCAAACTGACATCGGGTCAGTAA
- a CDS encoding uracil-xanthine permease family protein has product MELYYKLDDRPPLAKCLILGLQHLLSALPGIIGAPLVIASVLGFSVQETIILVNASLLMSGLGSIVQATGMGKYNLGAKLPVVQGTSFAFVGVAISIGFQYGFAAVIGATIAGGLFEILLSFIMPQVRKLFPPVVTGTVVCLIGMTIFPVAVDWLGGGQGADDYGSLLNLGVGMAVFAVVVVLNQWFKGFISAAAIIIGLTVGYVLWFALGRLDLTSVAGAAMIAIPNPLHFGVEFHAGAIIAMCVAYIVSMVESTGDYLALANYCDTRLDSKRLSAGIRWEGLNSIMAGLFNCTATTSFSQNIGVVGVTGVASRYVVMAAGGILVAAGLLPKLGALIASVPQPVIGGAGLIMFGMILAGGIGIIKTIDFSRRNTMVLTLGVAAGLAVTYRPEIVGQLPAALKTVVGNGIALGAIVTVLANLILPGQRMEVEEEPEGEPATQNG; this is encoded by the coding sequence ATGGAGCTTTACTACAAACTTGATGACCGCCCCCCACTGGCCAAGTGTCTGATACTGGGGCTGCAGCACTTGCTATCAGCGCTTCCGGGAATCATTGGTGCTCCATTGGTTATTGCTTCTGTGCTGGGCTTCTCTGTTCAGGAAACCATCATTCTGGTGAACGCTTCTCTACTGATGTCCGGCCTGGGCAGTATTGTTCAGGCAACAGGTATGGGTAAATACAACCTGGGGGCGAAGCTTCCTGTGGTTCAGGGCACCAGCTTTGCCTTTGTTGGTGTCGCCATCTCCATCGGTTTCCAGTACGGGTTTGCGGCAGTGATTGGCGCAACCATTGCCGGTGGTCTTTTCGAAATCCTGCTCAGTTTTATCATGCCCCAGGTGAGAAAGCTGTTTCCTCCCGTCGTGACGGGTACGGTTGTCTGTCTGATCGGTATGACCATATTCCCGGTTGCGGTGGATTGGCTGGGTGGTGGCCAGGGTGCTGACGATTATGGCAGCCTGCTGAACCTCGGTGTGGGTATGGCAGTTTTTGCGGTGGTGGTGGTGCTCAACCAGTGGTTCAAGGGCTTTATTTCTGCCGCCGCCATTATCATCGGTTTAACCGTTGGTTATGTACTTTGGTTTGCCCTGGGGCGGCTGGATCTGACCAGTGTTGCCGGGGCCGCGATGATCGCCATTCCCAATCCGCTGCACTTTGGCGTTGAGTTTCATGCCGGGGCTATCATTGCCATGTGTGTTGCCTATATCGTCTCTATGGTTGAGTCTACCGGTGACTATCTCGCCCTCGCCAATTATTGCGATACCCGCCTTGACAGTAAAAGGCTGAGCGCGGGTATCCGCTGGGAAGGACTGAACAGTATTATGGCCGGCTTATTCAATTGCACCGCAACAACATCATTCAGCCAAAATATTGGTGTGGTAGGCGTTACCGGTGTCGCCAGCCGTTATGTGGTCATGGCTGCCGGGGGCATTCTGGTGGCTGCAGGGCTTCTGCCCAAACTGGGTGCATTGATTGCCAGCGTTCCCCAACCGGTCATTGGTGGAGCCGGACTCATCATGTTCGGCATGATTCTGGCTGGTGGTATCGGCATCATTAAAACCATTGATTTCTCCCGCCGAAACACCATGGTGCTTACCCTCGGGGTTGCTGCCGGTCTGGCAGTTACTTATCGTCCGGAAATCGTGGGTCAGCTGCCAGCCGCACTTAAGACAGTCGTGGGCAACGGCATTGCCCTGGGTGCCATTGTCACCGTACTGGCCAACCTTATTCTGCCCGGACAGCGCATGGAAGTAGAAGAAGAGCCGGAGGGTGAGCCAGCTACTCAAAATGGTTAA
- a CDS encoding hemerythrin domain-containing protein has translation MSQLIQEFKSEHLQISDLLLRAREMGVGNQQGRDLIFSAKKMLLAHLNKEDKYLYPVLREAAENDESLRSTLTDYALDMDKISADVMAFFTLYENGDNTVEHFQQDCNNIIKALSKRITREEAVLYKTYDQITGN, from the coding sequence ATGTCTCAGTTGATTCAGGAATTCAAAAGCGAACACTTGCAAATCAGTGACTTGCTTTTACGAGCTCGCGAAATGGGGGTTGGTAACCAACAGGGTCGGGATTTGATATTTTCTGCCAAAAAAATGTTACTGGCCCATTTAAACAAAGAAGACAAGTACCTTTATCCTGTATTGAGAGAAGCCGCTGAGAACGATGAAAGTTTGAGGTCCACCCTGACTGACTATGCGCTGGATATGGATAAGATTTCTGCTGATGTGATGGCCTTTTTCACCCTGTATGAAAATGGTGATAATACCGTTGAACACTTTCAACAGGATTGCAATAACATCATCAAGGCGCTTAGTAAACGGATTACCAGGGAAGAGGCAGTTCTCTACAAGACCTACGATCAGATCACCGGCAACTGA
- a CDS encoding YdcF family protein, with protein sequence MLIVMLILMLLIWLIITGLIVKPSAAWLALIILYLFSTQPVASLLIRSLDKRYPAFHPEQIQPVEPQAIVILGGGLPRLSPEMSGHRPSMYTLERLRYGAWLSRQTGLPVLVSGGGKRPEAGVMATSLKNDFGITTRWQEEQSTTTWENAVYVRDTLPEAIQSVLLVTHGWHMARAALSFEKAGFYVIPAPGMLTDASNDSFRISRWLPSARHLSDSERALREYAGYIWYWLVY encoded by the coding sequence GTGTTAATTGTCATGTTAATTCTCATGTTACTTATCTGGTTGATCATAACGGGATTGATTGTCAAGCCGTCGGCTGCCTGGCTGGCACTGATTATTCTTTATTTATTCTCTACCCAGCCGGTTGCATCGCTTCTTATTCGAAGCCTTGATAAGCGCTATCCAGCCTTTCATCCGGAACAAATCCAACCCGTTGAGCCCCAGGCAATTGTGATTCTCGGTGGTGGTTTACCACGCCTAAGCCCCGAGATGTCAGGGCATCGCCCTTCCATGTATACCCTTGAGCGGCTTCGTTATGGCGCCTGGCTGAGTCGCCAGACTGGCCTGCCGGTTCTGGTCAGTGGCGGAGGGAAGCGGCCTGAGGCTGGCGTGATGGCGACAAGCCTGAAAAATGACTTCGGTATCACCACCCGGTGGCAGGAAGAACAGAGCACAACGACATGGGAAAACGCAGTTTATGTTCGCGATACGCTGCCTGAGGCTATTCAATCGGTTTTACTGGTGACTCATGGCTGGCATATGGCCAGGGCGGCTCTCAGCTTTGAAAAGGCCGGTTTTTATGTAATTCCGGCACCGGGTATGCTGACTGATGCATCAAACGACTCTTTTCGTATCAGCCGGTGGTTACCCAGCGCTCGCCACCTCAGTGATAGTGAGCGTGCTCTGCGGGAATACGCTGGTTATATCTGGTATTGGCTGGTTTATTGA
- a CDS encoding class I SAM-dependent methyltransferase, with protein sequence MSIQLFVLASDHPAIQPLLESLAIQLHTDFSQSLQNVNEGALVAFDASGELAVQRAGSKEKPIVVDFVGGKAGHRRKFGGGKGQDIARAVGLNKGVKPSVLDATGGLGRDAFVLASLGCNVTMIERSPVVAALLEDGLRRALEDSDVSAIAEQMSLLQGNAIELMKASDNKYDVVYLDPMFPHREKSALVKKEMRLFQDLLGNDPDADQLLEPALAIARYRVVVKRPRLAPDLNGQTPTYRLEGKSCRYDIHTIKAFDATSRCCSGQLG encoded by the coding sequence ATGTCTATCCAGCTATTTGTTCTTGCTTCAGATCACCCCGCGATTCAGCCTTTGCTCGAAAGCCTTGCGATTCAACTGCATACCGATTTTAGTCAGAGCCTTCAAAACGTAAATGAAGGGGCTTTGGTGGCTTTTGATGCATCCGGAGAACTGGCCGTTCAGCGTGCAGGATCCAAAGAGAAACCGATTGTTGTTGATTTTGTTGGCGGAAAGGCGGGGCATCGACGCAAATTTGGTGGTGGAAAGGGACAGGATATTGCCCGGGCAGTCGGACTGAACAAAGGTGTCAAACCATCGGTGCTCGATGCAACCGGTGGGCTGGGACGGGATGCGTTTGTTCTGGCCAGCCTGGGATGCAATGTCACGATGATTGAACGGTCGCCTGTTGTGGCTGCCCTTCTGGAAGATGGTTTGCGCCGGGCGCTTGAAGACAGTGATGTTTCTGCCATCGCAGAACAGATGTCTCTTTTGCAGGGTAATGCCATTGAGCTGATGAAGGCATCGGACAATAAATACGACGTTGTTTATCTGGACCCAATGTTTCCCCACCGGGAAAAATCAGCCTTGGTCAAAAAAGAGATGCGGCTGTTTCAGGATCTACTGGGCAATGACCCGGATGCGGATCAGCTACTGGAACCGGCCCTGGCTATTGCCAGATACCGTGTTGTGGTGAAAAGGCCAAGATTGGCACCCGATCTGAATGGCCAGACACCCACTTACCGACTGGAAGGCAAGTCCTGTCGTTATGATATCCATACCATCAAGGCCTTTGATGCCACTTCCCGATGCTGTTCGGGTCAGCTGGGGTGA
- the plsB gene encoding glycerol-3-phosphate 1-O-acyltransferase PlsB, whose amino-acid sequence MLKPITLNRYVFHSLRKLLSTWVRTTVENNNPEALHLQTGKPVVYVMHQRSLTDLMVLESECIKAGLPRPYQPIDADHPQSKAHFFLSQYEGLILQRERPEPPELLEELVRQVEEKHQDVQLVPVTILWGRSPEKEKSAFKLLFDWNFSLGGRFRKFLATLLHGRQTMVYFSPALSLQEIISDSNNHARSVRKVNRILRVHFRQKKASVLGPDLSHRRMLVNSLIHTPRIQKAIAAEAAAQEITLVEAEAKARKYANEIASDFSMPVIRFLDIILTWFWNKLYSGVKVNHIEPLKELAQSHTIVYVPCHRSHIDYLLLSYVLYYEGLPPPHIAAGINLNMPVVGTILRKSGAFFMRRTFRGNPLYSVVFHEYMYTLTSKGFATEYFIEGGRSRTGRTLTPKTGMLSITVRSFLRNNRKPLAFVPVYIGYEKLLEMASYLGELRGETKKSESPLDIVRTLAALRNEFGKAWITFGEPVDLAPFLSLQVPNWKESSGTDDKPEWLVKTTLSLGDMLAGRINSAAVINPVNLVAIALLSSPRHALGEEELIRQLDGYTRLLFMVPYSDRTVMTDLDARSMIHYVENLQLCQRKTDALGDIISMDEKTAISMTYYRNNVLHTFAIPSLISCFFVNSGSITRKEILRISAVLYPYLQAELFLQWTQHEALAVVQKWLDCLVAEGLITQGRDNDGEACYFQPDPSTYEYIMLNVFSRSIVQTLERFYMVISLLLRNGSGNIEAEALEHQSEVLAQRLSIIHGLNAPEFFDKSLFRGFIAQMRYHGVLEITQTNKLVFGDNIQKVADQAHSLLTTEIRHSIDQTAHYNTGTIVSGKQP is encoded by the coding sequence ATGCTGAAGCCCATTACCCTGAATCGCTATGTTTTTCATAGCCTGAGAAAACTCCTTTCTACGTGGGTCCGTACCACGGTTGAAAACAATAACCCGGAAGCGTTGCATCTGCAGACCGGAAAGCCTGTTGTCTATGTTATGCATCAACGCTCTCTGACCGATTTGATGGTTCTGGAGAGTGAGTGTATAAAAGCAGGCCTGCCCCGGCCTTACCAGCCCATTGACGCTGATCACCCGCAAAGTAAAGCGCACTTCTTTCTTAGCCAGTACGAAGGCCTGATTCTCCAGCGAGAGCGGCCAGAACCACCAGAGCTGCTTGAAGAACTGGTCAGACAGGTTGAAGAAAAGCATCAGGATGTCCAGCTGGTTCCCGTTACCATTCTCTGGGGACGCTCTCCTGAAAAGGAAAAGTCGGCTTTTAAGCTGCTGTTTGACTGGAACTTCAGCCTGGGTGGTCGTTTCCGGAAGTTTCTGGCAACGCTGCTTCACGGTCGACAGACCATGGTGTATTTCAGCCCTGCCTTGTCATTGCAGGAAATCATCAGTGACAGTAACAACCATGCCCGCAGTGTACGCAAGGTAAACCGTATTCTCCGCGTCCATTTCCGCCAGAAAAAAGCGTCGGTTTTGGGACCGGATCTGTCTCACCGTCGCATGCTGGTCAACAGCCTGATTCATACGCCCAGAATTCAGAAAGCCATCGCTGCGGAGGCTGCGGCTCAGGAAATTACGCTGGTAGAAGCCGAGGCAAAAGCCCGGAAGTATGCCAATGAGATCGCTTCTGACTTCTCCATGCCCGTCATCCGTTTCCTGGATATTATCCTGACCTGGTTCTGGAACAAGCTATACAGCGGCGTAAAGGTCAATCATATCGAGCCACTGAAGGAGCTGGCGCAGAGCCATACGATTGTTTATGTGCCCTGCCACCGAAGCCATATCGATTACCTGCTGTTGTCGTATGTTCTGTACTATGAAGGTTTGCCGCCTCCCCATATTGCCGCAGGCATTAACCTGAATATGCCGGTTGTTGGAACCATTCTGCGCAAAAGTGGTGCCTTCTTCATGCGCAGAACGTTCCGTGGCAACCCGCTCTACAGCGTGGTATTCCACGAATATATGTACACACTGACCAGCAAAGGGTTCGCGACCGAGTATTTTATCGAAGGCGGACGCTCCAGAACCGGTCGCACCCTGACACCGAAAACCGGCATGCTCTCCATCACCGTCCGCAGTTTCCTGCGTAATAATCGCAAGCCTCTGGCCTTTGTACCGGTCTATATCGGTTATGAAAAGCTGCTGGAAATGGCCAGTTATCTGGGCGAGCTCAGAGGTGAAACCAAGAAAAGTGAATCGCCCCTGGATATCGTTCGCACACTGGCGGCTCTGAGGAATGAGTTTGGCAAGGCATGGATCACCTTCGGTGAGCCTGTAGACTTGGCCCCGTTCCTGAGTTTGCAGGTGCCCAACTGGAAAGAGAGTTCTGGTACCGACGATAAACCGGAGTGGCTGGTAAAAACGACGTTGAGCCTGGGTGATATGCTGGCAGGCAGAATCAACTCTGCTGCGGTCATCAATCCGGTAAATCTGGTTGCCATTGCCCTTCTCTCTTCTCCGAGGCATGCGCTGGGTGAGGAGGAGCTGATTCGACAACTGGACGGTTATACTCGTCTTCTGTTCATGGTTCCCTACAGTGACCGGACTGTGATGACCGATCTGGATGCTCGTAGCATGATCCACTATGTGGAAAACCTGCAGCTGTGCCAGAGAAAAACCGATGCGCTGGGCGATATCATCAGCATGGATGAGAAAACAGCCATTTCCATGACCTACTATCGCAATAATGTGCTGCATACTTTTGCTATCCCGTCCCTGATCAGCTGCTTTTTTGTGAACAGCGGCAGCATTACCAGGAAAGAGATTTTGCGTATCAGTGCGGTTCTCTACCCTTACCTTCAGGCCGAGCTGTTCCTGCAGTGGACTCAGCATGAAGCACTGGCTGTGGTGCAGAAATGGCTGGACTGTCTGGTTGCAGAAGGGCTGATCACACAGGGCAGGGATAATGATGGCGAAGCGTGTTATTTCCAGCCGGACCCATCCACCTATGAATACATTATGCTAAATGTTTTTTCGCGCTCAATTGTCCAGACACTGGAACGCTTCTACATGGTTATCAGCCTGCTCCTTCGAAATGGCAGTGGTAATATTGAAGCAGAAGCCCTGGAGCATCAGAGTGAGGTACTGGCACAGCGCCTGTCGATTATTCACGGCCTTAACGCGCCGGAGTTTTTTGATAAATCACTGTTCCGGGGCTTTATTGCCCAGATGCGCTATCACGGTGTACTGGAGATTACTCAAACCAATAAACTGGTGTTTGGTGATAACATTCAGAAGGTGGCAGACCAGGCCCACTCTCTATTGACCACCGAAATCCGGCACAGTATTGATCAGACGGCTCATTATAACACGGGTACCATTGTCAGCGGGAAACAGCCATAA
- a CDS encoding FAD-binding oxidoreductase — protein sequence MPLQPTLTGDITADVCIIGGGMTGFNAAIELRKCGFDVVLLESARISWAASGRNGGQCLAGFCLGLREVDETFGPQWGKQLWDLSCESLDIVRERIHEFNIDCDFQQNYIELAIKPSQEKELKSWLELKQTRYDYPSVTWWDRDQIRKVTSTEKYLGGLFDTNSGHMHPLNYTLGLARAAIDLGARVFEQSKAIKLVKGSPNRIMTEQGSVKAKQVLLACNAYIDGLNRKAESKVLPVASYIAVTEQLGDRQPITNKMAMSDLNNSLDYFRPTADGRILFGGVNHPFNGEYSDSKERLRQRMLKVFPQLNDIKMEYHWGGLFAVTREYMPHIEHLGHDIYTAHGYTGHGVALTNIAGRVVAEAMAGMSERFDVFSRIRHKWIPTPKVLRVPALAMAIWKAELEDSLGA from the coding sequence TTGCCATTGCAGCCGACCCTGACCGGAGACATTACGGCGGATGTCTGCATCATCGGTGGCGGCATGACTGGTTTTAATGCTGCCATTGAACTGCGCAAGTGTGGCTTTGACGTGGTGTTGCTGGAATCCGCCCGTATATCCTGGGCCGCTTCCGGGCGAAATGGTGGACAGTGTCTGGCAGGTTTCTGTCTGGGGCTACGTGAGGTGGATGAAACCTTTGGCCCGCAATGGGGCAAACAGCTGTGGGATCTCTCCTGTGAATCTCTGGATATTGTTCGTGAGCGTATCCATGAATTCAATATCGACTGTGATTTCCAGCAGAACTATATCGAGCTGGCCATCAAGCCAAGCCAGGAGAAAGAGCTGAAATCCTGGCTGGAGCTGAAACAGACCCGCTATGACTACCCCAGCGTCACCTGGTGGGATCGTGACCAGATCAGGAAAGTGACCTCAACCGAAAAATACCTGGGTGGGCTGTTCGACACCAACAGCGGCCATATGCATCCCCTCAACTACACCCTGGGTCTGGCCCGCGCAGCAATTGATCTGGGTGCACGCGTATTCGAACAGAGCAAGGCGATCAAACTGGTCAAAGGCAGTCCGAACCGGATAATGACAGAGCAAGGGAGTGTGAAAGCAAAGCAGGTGCTTCTGGCCTGTAATGCTTACATCGACGGCCTTAACCGGAAAGCAGAAAGCAAAGTATTGCCGGTGGCCTCATACATTGCTGTTACCGAGCAACTGGGAGACCGACAGCCCATTACCAATAAAATGGCCATGTCAGACTTAAACAACAGTCTCGACTATTTCCGGCCTACCGCCGATGGCCGAATTCTGTTTGGTGGCGTTAATCACCCGTTCAATGGTGAATACAGTGACTCCAAAGAGCGCCTGCGCCAGCGGATGCTGAAGGTATTTCCACAGCTCAATGATATCAAAATGGAGTACCACTGGGGTGGTTTGTTTGCCGTTACCCGGGAATACATGCCGCATATTGAGCACCTGGGTCACGATATTTATACGGCACATGGCTACACGGGGCATGGTGTCGCACTGACCAATATTGCTGGTCGAGTGGTTGCTGAAGCGATGGCGGGCATGTCTGAGCGGTTTGACGTGTTCTCCCGTATTCGCCACAAGTGGATACCGACCCCGAAAGTCCTTCGTGTGCCGGCACTGGCCATGGCCATATGGAAAGCAGAGCTTGAAGACTCCCTCGGTGCCTGA
- a CDS encoding SPRY domain-containing protein, whose protein sequence is MSDPVLNASGSQSISHVSTRRSDNSLCSRIARYLASFVPCFGRSIRVVDESAQQQLPRSYTCLRSRELRYEQEPDSRKALWSQVHHSPNIIINQDARSLFRRPTLQLTDLALSELHIAQGIHIFEILWPKHMRGTHAVLGVAMTDTMKQSVGYVSLLGMDHKSWGWDITRNKLLHNNSLAVTYPKGSIDYIAPDRIRCILNMDTGVLGFETEGNYLGDAFTDLKGKQLHIAVSTVFGRAQIGIQYISGIDRPEPLALQKITKRAIRDTLHDVKQVSQLPLPRSLRAFLLNE, encoded by the coding sequence ATGTCTGATCCTGTACTTAACGCTAGCGGCTCACAGTCCATCAGCCATGTCAGCACAAGGCGATCTGATAACTCTTTGTGCTCTCGTATCGCAAGATATTTGGCCTCATTCGTGCCTTGTTTCGGTCGTTCGATCAGGGTTGTCGATGAATCAGCACAACAGCAATTACCGAGGTCATACACCTGCTTAAGGTCGCGCGAACTTCGTTACGAACAAGAACCCGACTCAAGGAAAGCCTTGTGGTCCCAAGTACATCACAGCCCTAACATAATAATTAATCAAGACGCCAGAAGTTTATTCAGGCGTCCAACCTTACAACTGACCGATCTTGCACTTTCAGAACTCCATATTGCCCAGGGTATTCATATCTTCGAAATCCTATGGCCTAAACACATGCGAGGTACCCACGCAGTGCTTGGAGTGGCAATGACAGATACTATGAAACAGTCTGTTGGGTATGTCAGTCTTCTTGGAATGGACCATAAATCATGGGGCTGGGATATAACCAGAAACAAATTACTTCATAATAATTCATTGGCAGTGACGTATCCAAAAGGCTCAATAGACTACATAGCTCCGGATAGAATACGCTGCATCCTGAATATGGATACGGGAGTCCTGGGATTTGAGACAGAGGGAAACTACCTTGGCGACGCGTTTACCGACCTGAAGGGAAAACAATTGCATATCGCGGTTTCTACCGTTTTCGGGAGGGCACAAATCGGCATTCAGTATATTTCTGGTATTGACAGGCCTGAGCCATTGGCGCTGCAAAAAATAACCAAGCGGGCCATCAGAGACACGCTTCATGATGTTAAACAGGTTAGCCAGCTCCCTTTGCCAAGATCATTAAGGGCTTTCCTATTGAATGAGTAG